The sequence below is a genomic window from Candidatus Acidiferrales bacterium.
TTGTCGAGCACGGTGAGGAATCGCCGTGCCGGCGTATATGGTCGAAATGATTTCAGTCCCATCGTAATTCCCTCTCGCCTCCGGCTCGACTGCACCGGAAATTTCCGGCTAGAGATTCTCCGCGTATTCCATCATCTTCTCGCCCGGGGCCAGCTTGACGTAAGCCTTCTTCCAGTCCCTCCGGCGCCCTTCCGAACGTCCGCGCCGCCGCAGCTTGCCGTGGTAAATCGCTGTGCGAACATCCGCAACTTTTACTTTGAACGCCTTCTGCACGGCTTC
It includes:
- a CDS encoding 50S ribosomal protein L23, with the translated sequence MATEPYEIIRRPIITEKGMGVKETQLTAVFEVARDATKTEIKEAVQKAFKVKVADVRTAIYHGKLRRRGRSEGRRRDWKKAYVKLAPGEKMMEYAENL